The following proteins come from a genomic window of Anaerobutyricum hallii:
- a CDS encoding cytidylate kinase-like family protein yields MKKTDEQERNIASRLYNLDKKVYETTGSTLGRVFPSSPSFALEKIIDSLKINREYFLKNEMTLIANMIGTIKDEEKSAPLKQEYDELEKDILAYNPAIILPHSIDNNDAVASRRFSSDNNLIICISRQFGTGGHTIGFELAQRLGIAYYDKEIIHLACDRMGLNSKEIVDYGIDSSGSSRGILSNLGKASKKFFSIQSDMLFFTQSNLICEMAAQESCIIMGRCADVVLTNNNIPHLSIFLSAPFKERVKYEMGIAACDYKTASAKVKTMDQERKNYYQYYTGRQWGYAGNYDLCVNTFFYGHDETIQVLYDMAELSCKKN; encoded by the coding sequence ATGAAAAAAACGGACGAACAGGAAAGGAATATAGCCTCCCGGCTGTATAACCTCGATAAAAAAGTTTATGAAACGACCGGCAGTACTTTAGGTCGTGTTTTTCCTTCCAGTCCATCGTTCGCTTTAGAGAAAATCATTGATTCCCTTAAGATTAACCGGGAATATTTTCTTAAAAACGAAATGACCCTGATCGCCAATATGATCGGTACAATCAAAGATGAAGAGAAATCTGCCCCACTCAAACAGGAATATGACGAATTAGAGAAGGATATTCTCGCCTATAACCCTGCTATTATTTTACCACACAGTATCGATAATAACGATGCTGTTGCCTCCCGTCGTTTTTCTTCTGATAATAATCTTATCATATGTATCAGCAGACAGTTCGGTACTGGAGGCCACACCATCGGGTTTGAACTTGCTCAACGTCTTGGCATCGCTTACTACGATAAAGAGATTATACACTTAGCTTGTGACCGAATGGGGTTAAATTCAAAAGAAATTGTAGATTATGGCATTGATAGTTCTGGAAGCAGCCGCGGAATACTGAGTAATCTTGGAAAAGCTTCTAAAAAGTTCTTCTCCATACAGTCTGATATGCTCTTTTTCACCCAAAGTAATCTTATCTGCGAAATGGCCGCACAGGAAAGCTGTATTATCATGGGACGATGTGCTGATGTCGTTCTCACCAATAATAACATCCCTCATCTTTCCATTTTCTTATCTGCCCCATTTAAAGAAAGAGTAAAATACGAAATGGGTATTGCTGCCTGCGACTATAAAACTGCTTCTGCTAAAGTAAAAACAATGGATCAGGAACGAAAGAATTATTATCAGTATTACACAGGCCGTCAGTGGGGATACGCCGGCAATTATGATCTATGTGTAAATACATTCTTTTACGGACACGATGAGACAATTCAGGTGCTTTACGATATGGCCGAACTATCCTGCAAGAAAAATTAA
- a CDS encoding serine/threonine protein kinase: MRELKIGERIPIEAGGEAVVSRELGRGGQGIVYLVRYNGREYALKWYFISRIKNPEAFRNNLRKNIEDGAPEGGKQFIWPLFLTETKKNGAFGYLMRLAPSGYESFTDIYNGYRWEKPRVKGQPARKIKVKFASLDVMLTAAINIVKAFRALHLAGKSYQDLNDGGFFIDTKTGDVLVCDCDNVAADGDNFGIGGMPGFMAPEVVRGIAKPDVLTDRYSLAVVLFKLFFRGDPLEGSKVLQCVVMTEENDLIHYGKDPVFIYDPSNASNRPVNGVHDNVIKLWKIYPDFIREAFTLSFTYGIQEPNARIIEKSWIQMLIQLKLDIIHCSCGKTAFSSSFEKTGEHTLRCRNCGSTIYTMGVKDYELPLNLGAKLYKCLTTKNSDDFESVTGMVIENRLKKGLFGIKNMSDDVWKAKFPDNSIREVAPGKGVPIWTGLEIDFGDNLIAKILL, from the coding sequence ATGAGAGAGTTAAAGATTGGAGAGAGAATTCCAATAGAGGCAGGCGGCGAGGCCGTTGTCTCAAGAGAACTTGGACGAGGCGGGCAGGGTATTGTTTATCTTGTGCGTTATAATGGCAGAGAATATGCGCTTAAATGGTATTTTATCAGTCGGATAAAGAACCCGGAAGCATTTCGTAATAATCTTCGTAAGAACATTGAAGATGGTGCGCCGGAAGGCGGAAAGCAGTTTATCTGGCCGTTATTTCTGACAGAAACGAAGAAGAACGGAGCTTTTGGTTACCTGATGCGTCTTGCACCATCAGGCTATGAGTCTTTTACAGATATTTATAATGGATATCGCTGGGAAAAGCCTCGTGTAAAAGGACAGCCGGCAAGAAAGATCAAGGTGAAGTTTGCTTCTCTTGATGTGATGCTCACAGCAGCGATCAACATTGTTAAGGCATTCCGGGCACTGCACCTTGCGGGTAAGAGTTACCAGGATTTAAACGATGGCGGATTTTTTATTGATACGAAAACAGGGGATGTTTTAGTTTGTGACTGTGATAACGTAGCAGCAGATGGAGATAACTTTGGAATCGGAGGGATGCCTGGTTTTATGGCACCGGAAGTTGTGCGCGGTATTGCAAAGCCAGATGTGCTGACAGACAGATACTCATTGGCAGTTGTTTTATTTAAATTATTTTTCCGCGGAGACCCGTTAGAAGGAAGCAAAGTATTGCAGTGTGTTGTTATGACAGAGGAGAATGATCTGATCCATTACGGAAAAGATCCGGTATTTATTTATGATCCGAGCAATGCATCAAATCGTCCGGTGAACGGTGTCCATGATAACGTGATCAAGTTATGGAAGATTTACCCTGACTTTATCAGAGAGGCATTTACATTATCCTTTACGTATGGAATTCAGGAACCGAATGCCAGAATTATTGAAAAGAGCTGGATTCAGATGCTCATTCAGTTAAAGCTTGATATTATTCACTGTAGCTGTGGAAAGACGGCATTTTCTTCTTCTTTTGAAAAGACAGGGGAGCATACACTGCGTTGCCGTAATTGTGGAAGTACCATTTATACAATGGGAGTAAAAGATTATGAACTTCCGTTGAATCTTGGTGCAAAGCTCTATAAATGTCTGACGACGAAGAATAGTGATGACTTTGAATCGGTAACAGGAATGGTGATTGAGAATCGTTTAAAGAAGGGGCTGTTCGGTATTAAAAATATGTCAGATGATGTCTGGAAGGCAAAGTTTCCGGATAATTCCATCAGAGAAGTTGCACCGGGCAAGGGCGTACCGATCTGGACGGGCTTAGAGATTGATTTTGGAGATAATCTGATCGCAAAGATTCTCCTGTAG
- a CDS encoding vWA domain-containing protein, translating into MRMSRQFEEQSIEAIDPLETMPPAKKSMVIFFLVDTSKSMEGSKLESLNRVMGDILPELIGVGEAGTDVKVAVMSFSSGCEWITPEPVLIEEYQRWENLSADGVTDLGDACEELCQKLSRNSFLRAPSLSYAPVIFLMTDGYPTDNYKKGFEMLKKNRWFQYGLKIALAIGSNVDLDVLREFTDDEELVLQACGAEMLKKLVREIAVTSSKIGSTSMTLTDATGERSLAEVAGAKKEQMIEAVQEMKQDIMGVDDLTDLGDMDIEFDEGW; encoded by the coding sequence ATGAGGATGAGCAGACAGTTTGAAGAACAGAGTATAGAGGCAATTGATCCGTTAGAGACTATGCCACCTGCCAAGAAAAGTATGGTCATTTTTTTCCTGGTAGATACTTCAAAAAGTATGGAAGGTTCAAAGCTGGAATCTTTAAATCGTGTTATGGGAGATATCTTACCGGAATTGATCGGTGTCGGTGAGGCAGGAACCGATGTAAAAGTTGCTGTAATGTCGTTTTCTTCCGGTTGTGAATGGATTACACCGGAACCAGTATTAATTGAAGAATATCAGAGATGGGAGAATCTTTCTGCAGATGGAGTAACCGATTTGGGAGATGCCTGTGAAGAGCTTTGTCAGAAGCTTTCAAGAAACAGTTTCTTAAGAGCACCTTCCCTTTCCTATGCACCGGTTATCTTCCTGATGACCGACGGATATCCGACAGATAACTACAAAAAAGGTTTTGAAATGTTAAAGAAAAACCGCTGGTTTCAGTATGGTTTAAAGATTGCACTGGCAATTGGTTCCAATGTCGATCTTGATGTACTCCGAGAATTTACAGATGATGAAGAATTAGTACTTCAGGCATGCGGTGCAGAAATGCTGAAAAAGCTTGTTCGTGAAATCGCGGTTACTTCTTCTAAAATCGGAAGCACGAGTATGACACTTACCGATGCGACCGGTGAGCGTTCTCTTGCAGAAGTAGCGGGAGCAAAGAAGGAACAGATGATAGAAGCTGTACAGGAAATGAAACAGGATATCATGGGAGTAGACGATCTTACCGATCTTGGCGATATGGATATTGAATTTGATGAGGGATGGTAG
- the asnS gene encoding asparagine--tRNA ligase, producing the protein MTIREIYKNSEQFLNKEVKLGGWIRSIRGSKHFGFLVLHDGTFFKPIQVVYEEKLANFQEISKMNVGAAVIVEGILVPTPQAKQPFEIQATSVTLEGASAPDYPLQKKRHSLEYLRTISHLRPRTNTFQAVFRIRSMAAYAIHQFFQERGFVYVHTPLITASDCEGAGEMFQVTTLDLNNIPKDKEDKVDFTQDFFGKPTNLTVSGQLNAETFAQAFRNTYTFGPTFRAENSNTARHAAEFWMIEPEMAFADLKDDMEVAESMLKYVISYVMENAPEEMDFLNQFVDKGLKDRLNHVLNAEFGHVTYTEAVEILEKHNDEFEYKVSWGTDLQTEHERYLTEEVFKRPVFVTDYPKEIKAFYMKLNQDGKTVAAMDCLVPGIGEIIGGSQREDDYDLLRKRMEEVGLDEENYQFYLDLRKYGSTHHSGFGLGFERCVMYLTGISNIRDAIPFPRTVNNCEL; encoded by the coding sequence ATGACAATTCGAGAGATTTATAAGAACAGTGAACAATTTTTAAATAAAGAGGTGAAGCTTGGCGGATGGATTCGAAGCATTCGTGGTTCAAAACATTTTGGATTTTTAGTACTTCATGATGGAACGTTTTTCAAGCCGATTCAGGTTGTATATGAAGAAAAACTTGCCAACTTCCAGGAAATTTCTAAAATGAATGTGGGAGCTGCAGTGATCGTAGAAGGAATTCTTGTTCCTACGCCACAGGCAAAGCAGCCGTTTGAGATTCAGGCAACATCTGTTACTTTAGAAGGCGCTTCTGCACCAGATTATCCACTTCAGAAAAAGCGTCACAGCTTAGAATATTTAAGAACAATTTCTCATCTTCGTCCAAGAACGAATACGTTTCAGGCAGTATTTCGCATCCGTTCTATGGCGGCTTATGCGATTCACCAGTTTTTCCAGGAGAGAGGCTTTGTTTATGTGCATACACCACTTATAACAGCAAGTGACTGTGAGGGTGCAGGAGAGATGTTCCAGGTGACAACACTTGACCTGAATAATATTCCAAAGGATAAAGAAGACAAGGTTGATTTTACACAGGACTTTTTTGGCAAGCCAACGAATCTGACAGTAAGTGGACAGCTTAATGCAGAAACATTTGCACAGGCATTCCGCAATACGTATACTTTTGGACCTACATTTCGTGCAGAGAATTCTAATACTGCCCGTCATGCGGCAGAATTCTGGATGATTGAGCCGGAAATGGCATTTGCAGATTTAAAAGATGATATGGAAGTAGCGGAATCCATGCTTAAATATGTTATTTCCTATGTTATGGAGAATGCTCCGGAAGAGATGGATTTCCTGAACCAGTTTGTTGATAAAGGATTAAAAGACAGACTGAATCATGTGCTGAACGCAGAATTTGGACATGTAACCTATACAGAGGCTGTAGAGATTCTTGAGAAACATAACGATGAATTTGAATATAAAGTATCATGGGGAACCGATCTTCAGACAGAACATGAGAGATACCTTACAGAAGAGGTGTTTAAACGTCCTGTATTTGTGACTGATTATCCAAAGGAGATCAAGGCATTTTATATGAAGCTGAATCAGGATGGCAAGACGGTAGCGGCAATGGATTGTCTTGTACCGGGTATTGGAGAAATCATTGGAGGAAGCCAGAGAGAAGATGATTATGATCTGCTTAGAAAACGTATGGAAGAAGTTGGATTAGATGAAGAGAACTATCAGTTCTACTTAGATCTTCGTAAGTATGGCTCCACACATCATTCTGGATTCGGACTTGGATTTGAAAGATGTGTTATGTATCTGACCGGAATTTCTAATATCAGAGATGCGATACCATTCCCAAGAACAGTGAATAATTGCGAATTGTAA
- a CDS encoding PP2C family serine/threonine-protein phosphatase — protein MFQGVHSTVIGDSHIRKGIVCQDSSGTVVTDQFAIAVVADGHGSAKHFRSDVGSRIAVKITTKLLKNYMNRSDFKEQFFKHPEFILAQMEKQILMKWREAVEEYHLENPLTKEEESKIPEKAKGRLRTAVIYGSTVLATVLTKDFSYGMILGDGGFVVLGENDELFIPIEDKNSHANYTSSLCNTDAIHFFEHWYTTEKVKALFVSTDGLFKSFASEEDFLKYHGLLSHMFHDTEKMKKSLKRNFEKRTREGSGDDISIAFVYQEGETVQ, from the coding sequence ATGTTTCAGGGAGTACATTCTACAGTAATCGGAGACAGCCATATTAGAAAGGGCATTGTCTGTCAGGACAGTTCAGGAACCGTAGTTACCGATCAGTTTGCCATAGCCGTAGTAGCAGATGGACATGGCAGTGCCAAGCATTTCCGCAGTGATGTGGGTTCGAGGATTGCTGTAAAGATTACGACAAAGTTATTAAAAAATTATATGAACCGTTCTGATTTTAAAGAACAGTTTTTCAAACATCCGGAATTTATTCTGGCCCAGATGGAAAAACAGATTTTAATGAAGTGGAGAGAAGCGGTAGAGGAATATCATTTAGAAAACCCACTCACAAAGGAAGAAGAAAGCAAGATTCCCGAAAAGGCAAAAGGCAGACTAAGAACAGCCGTTATTTACGGAAGTACCGTACTGGCAACAGTTTTGACAAAAGACTTTTCTTACGGAATGATTCTCGGTGACGGAGGGTTTGTCGTACTCGGAGAGAATGACGAATTATTTATCCCGATCGAGGATAAAAATTCCCACGCAAACTATACATCTTCCCTCTGTAATACCGATGCAATACATTTTTTTGAACACTGGTATACAACAGAAAAAGTAAAGGCATTATTTGTATCCACAGATGGACTGTTTAAATCATTTGCAAGCGAAGAAGACTTTTTAAAATATCATGGATTACTTTCCCATATGTTTCATGATACCGAAAAAATGAAAAAGAGTTTAAAACGGAATTTTGAAAAGAGAACGAGAGAAGGCAGCGGAGACGATATTTCCATTGCTTTCGTTTATCAGGAAGGAGAGACAGTGCAATGA
- the epsC gene encoding serine O-acetyltransferase EpsC has product MKETMKDIILNASVQMTESCHKTDFIVSRGERCLPDRSCIIRILKDLKRIMFPGYFGEENIALISPQYFIGDRLTDIYGKLKPQIEISLYYRDYEKYTEEEISERAEEVCEEFFKRLPHVQQMLLKDVQAGFDGDPAAKSREDVVISYPGLFAIFVYRIAHELYTQDVPFLPRIMTEYAHSRTGIDINSGAQIGEYFFIDHGTGVVIGETTEIGNNVKLYQGVTLGALSTRSGQKLKGKKRHPTIKDNVTVYSGASILGGETEIGEGVIVAGGAFVTKSVPAHTKVIVKNPEIKIKDSDKKIELQTTENKEGIWEI; this is encoded by the coding sequence ATGAAAGAGACAATGAAAGACATTATTTTGAATGCATCCGTTCAGATGACGGAAAGTTGCCATAAAACAGATTTTATCGTATCAAGGGGGGAACGATGTCTTCCTGATCGTTCTTGTATTATTCGTATTTTAAAGGATTTAAAGAGGATAATGTTCCCTGGTTATTTTGGAGAGGAGAATATTGCGTTGATTTCTCCGCAGTATTTTATCGGTGACCGTCTGACAGATATTTATGGTAAGTTAAAACCGCAGATTGAGATTTCTTTGTATTATAGAGATTATGAAAAGTATACAGAGGAAGAGATCAGTGAGCGGGCAGAAGAAGTCTGTGAGGAATTTTTTAAGAGGCTTCCACATGTACAGCAGATGCTTTTAAAAGATGTGCAGGCTGGATTTGACGGTGACCCTGCTGCAAAGAGCAGAGAGGACGTTGTGATTTCTTATCCGGGGCTGTTTGCTATTTTTGTTTATAGAATCGCTCATGAGCTGTATACACAGGATGTGCCATTCCTTCCTCGAATTATGACGGAATATGCACATAGCCGTACAGGAATTGATATTAACTCTGGCGCACAGATTGGGGAATATTTCTTTATTGACCATGGAACTGGTGTTGTAATTGGTGAGACAACAGAGATTGGTAATAATGTGAAGTTATATCAGGGAGTAACTTTAGGTGCACTTTCTACAAGAAGTGGACAGAAGTTAAAGGGTAAGAAGAGACATCCGACGATCAAAGATAACGTTACGGTATATTCTGGAGCCAGTATTCTTGGTGGAGAGACAGAAATCGGTGAGGGTGTTATCGTAGCAGGTGGAGCATTTGTAACGAAGTCTGTTCCGGCACATACAAAGGTAATCGTAAAGAATCCGGAAATCAAGATTAAAGATTCTGATAAGAAGATTGAGCTTCAGACAACGGAGAACAAGGAAGGAATCTGGGAGATTTAA
- a CDS encoding vWA domain-containing protein, producing the protein MPKWLDLNEVDDDEILLKKNRMSRSLVLDTPEVSEVADAAEEDFLDTMEPAKKSMTIFFMIDVSGSMKGTKIGSLNSTMEELLPSLIGVGEASTDVKIAIMKFSTDVEWVTSEPVKIEEYQYWNRLEADGLTFMGDAFLELSKKLSRSTFLSSPSLSFAPVIFLLSDGSPNDDWKKGLDTLKQNKWFQHGLKIALGIGSKVNMDVLRAFTGNDELAVQAKNADQLRELIKLLAVTSSQIGSRSLALVDSNGRQPAEEAVAQAKQQVLVEEIRTGAKDILGEAVDLGAVNYDEGW; encoded by the coding sequence ATGCCAAAGTGGCTTGATTTAAATGAAGTGGATGATGATGAGATTCTTTTGAAAAAGAATCGAATGAGCAGAAGTCTTGTTCTTGACACACCGGAAGTATCAGAAGTGGCAGATGCGGCTGAGGAGGATTTCCTTGATACGATGGAACCGGCGAAGAAGAGTATGACGATCTTTTTTATGATTGACGTGTCCGGCAGTATGAAAGGAACGAAGATTGGTTCTTTGAACAGTACGATGGAGGAATTATTGCCTTCATTGATTGGTGTTGGTGAGGCTTCTACAGATGTGAAGATCGCGATCATGAAGTTTTCTACAGATGTAGAGTGGGTGACATCAGAACCGGTGAAGATTGAGGAATATCAGTACTGGAATCGTCTGGAAGCAGACGGTCTTACATTTATGGGAGATGCATTTTTGGAGCTTTCTAAGAAGCTTTCACGCAGTACATTTTTAAGTTCTCCTTCCCTTTCTTTTGCGCCGGTTATATTCTTGTTATCCGACGGTTCTCCGAATGATGACTGGAAGAAAGGGCTTGATACATTAAAACAGAATAAATGGTTTCAGCATGGGTTAAAGATTGCGCTTGGTATCGGTTCTAAGGTAAATATGGATGTACTTCGTGCATTTACCGGGAACGATGAGCTTGCTGTTCAGGCAAAGAATGCAGATCAGCTTAGGGAATTGATTAAGCTTTTAGCAGTCACTTCTTCTCAGATTGGAAGCCGCAGTCTTGCTTTAGTTGATTCGAATGGAAGACAGCCAGCAGAAGAGGCTGTGGCACAGGCGAAGCAGCAGGTTCTTGTGGAAGAGATTCGTACAGGAGCAAAGGATATTCTTGGTGAAGCAGTGGATCTTGGTGCTGTGAATTACGATGAAGGATGGTAG
- a CDS encoding ArsR/SmtB family transcription factor — MNKKFVVHARVLKAMSDENRLRILELLREREYNASELLDEMDFGQSTLSHHMRILLQAGAVKARKNGKWTYYSLNKEIFSTVAEWIAEYGE; from the coding sequence ATGAATAAAAAGTTTGTTGTTCACGCAAGAGTACTAAAAGCTATGTCGGATGAAAATCGACTGCGGATTCTTGAATTACTTCGTGAAAGGGAATATAATGCCAGCGAACTTTTAGATGAGATGGACTTTGGACAGTCTACTTTGTCGCATCATATGAGAATTTTATTGCAGGCAGGAGCGGTAAAGGCTCGAAAGAATGGCAAGTGGACATATTACAGTCTGAATAAAGAAATATTCTCTACGGTTGCGGAGTGGATCGCGGAGTACGGAGAATAA
- a CDS encoding TerY-C metal binding domain-containing protein, whose protein sequence is MKKEASVILAKCAQDKLYGIRIEKRDNDWVRTWAFKLKEETAEKEGFDKINFTGSFYTDEEYPGCPYCGAKKCFVCGNCGKVSCYDGSDKVVCNWCGSNGTAADDDGKLDVSGGGF, encoded by the coding sequence ATGAAGAAAGAGGCAAGCGTAATTCTGGCAAAATGTGCACAGGATAAGCTTTACGGAATTCGAATTGAAAAAAGAGATAATGACTGGGTTCGTACATGGGCCTTTAAATTAAAAGAAGAAACTGCAGAAAAAGAAGGCTTCGATAAAATCAACTTTACCGGAAGCTTTTACACAGACGAAGAATACCCAGGCTGCCCTTACTGTGGAGCAAAGAAGTGTTTTGTCTGCGGAAACTGCGGAAAAGTAAGTTGCTATGACGGCTCCGATAAAGTTGTGTGTAACTGGTGTGGTTCAAACGGAACAGCAGCAGACGACGATGGAAAGCTCGATGTTTCTGGAGGCGGCTTCTAA
- a CDS encoding metallophosphoesterase family protein, with product MRYYISDLHFFHESLNTQMDCRGFKDAAQMNAYMIKQWNSRVRTRDEVVILGDFSVGKAEQTNEILNQLNGRLYMIKGNHDRYLKESEFNKERFVWIKPYAEMHDNRRKVVLSHYPIFCYNGQYRRNKKGEPLTYMLYGHVHDTLDEQLVRQFCQITRQTKKQGKYDEEPMPIPCNMFNCFCMYSDYIPRTLDEWIDYYSLGGDRRK from the coding sequence ATGCGATATTATATTTCAGATCTGCATTTTTTTCACGAAAGTCTAAATACACAAATGGACTGTCGTGGATTTAAGGATGCAGCACAAATGAATGCTTATATGATAAAACAGTGGAACAGTAGAGTGCGAACCAGAGATGAGGTGGTGATTCTTGGCGATTTTTCCGTAGGAAAAGCAGAGCAGACAAATGAGATTTTAAATCAGCTTAACGGCAGACTTTATATGATAAAAGGAAATCATGACAGATATTTAAAAGAAAGCGAGTTCAATAAAGAACGCTTTGTCTGGATAAAACCTTATGCGGAGATGCATGATAACCGCCGAAAAGTAGTCTTATCCCATTACCCAATTTTCTGTTACAACGGACAGTATCGCAGAAATAAAAAAGGCGAACCACTCACCTACATGCTCTACGGTCACGTACATGATACACTCGATGAACAGCTTGTGCGGCAGTTCTGCCAGATTACAAGACAGACAAAAAAACAGGGGAAATACGATGAAGAACCTATGCCGATTCCCTGTAATATGTTCAACTGTTTTTGCATGTATTCAGACTATATACCACGAACCTTAGATGAATGGATTGATTACTATTCATTAGGAGGGGACAGACGAAAATAA